A genome region from Clostridium sp. JN-9 includes the following:
- the dinB gene encoding DNA polymerase IV, whose amino-acid sequence MRSILHMDLNCFFASVEAAENTKLKGKPIAVAGDKESRRGIVLTASYEARAFGVKTTMTVMEAERLCPNLIFIKPHFNKYEEYSNKVMKILRKVTPEIEIFSIDEAWMDITNYVKNNSDAVKIADGIRSTIENSLNITASVGVSYCKVMAKMASDLKKPNATSIIMEDDIKSIIWPMKIRELFGVGKQMEKKLNNIGIFTIGDLACAPLSYIEAAFGKWGRQLWQYANGIDNSKVQIRNSISKGIGNSVTLSKDIKTKEQGLLIIKELSETVSHRLHEESCEGDTIEISIKFNDFGCISRQKKMNFYTNKSEEIYDQASKLFKSHWDEKTPIRLLGVRVTGIKPIGTFKQISLFDESDKKRRQIDKCVKGIRDKFGYNSIKNGSNLKTH is encoded by the coding sequence ATGAGAAGCATATTGCATATGGATTTAAATTGTTTCTTTGCATCTGTTGAAGCCGCAGAAAACACAAAACTTAAAGGAAAACCTATTGCTGTAGCAGGGGATAAGGAAAGCAGAAGAGGAATTGTACTTACTGCATCTTATGAGGCAAGGGCATTTGGGGTAAAGACTACTATGACTGTAATGGAAGCAGAAAGATTGTGCCCAAATCTGATTTTTATTAAGCCCCATTTTAACAAGTATGAGGAATATTCAAATAAGGTAATGAAGATATTAAGAAAAGTAACACCTGAAATTGAAATATTTAGTATAGATGAAGCATGGATGGATATAACTAACTATGTTAAAAATAATTCAGATGCTGTTAAAATTGCTGACGGCATAAGAAGTACAATTGAAAATTCATTAAATATTACAGCAAGTGTAGGAGTTTCTTACTGCAAGGTTATGGCAAAGATGGCATCAGATTTAAAAAAGCCCAATGCTACATCTATTATTATGGAAGATGATATTAAATCAATTATATGGCCTATGAAAATAAGAGAATTATTTGGCGTAGGGAAACAAATGGAAAAGAAATTGAACAACATTGGAATATTTACTATAGGTGATTTAGCATGTGCTCCTTTATCATATATTGAGGCAGCTTTTGGTAAGTGGGGAAGACAGTTATGGCAGTATGCAAACGGCATTGATAATTCCAAAGTTCAAATAAGAAACAGTATTTCTAAAGGTATCGGAAATTCAGTAACTCTTTCCAAAGATATTAAAACAAAAGAACAGGGACTCCTGATAATAAAGGAATTAAGTGAAACTGTAAGCCACAGGCTGCATGAGGAAAGCTGTGAGGGAGACACAATTGAAATTTCCATAAAGTTCAATGATTTTGGGTGTATATCAAGGCAGAAAAAAATGAATTTTTATACTAATAAATCAGAAGAAATTTATGATCAGGCTTCAAAGCTTTTTAAAAGTCATTGGGATGAAAAAACTCCAATAAGACTTTTGGGGGTAAGGGTTACTGGCATTAAACCAATAGGAACATTTAAACAAATAAGTTTATTTGACGAATCAGATAAAAAAAGAAGGCAGATTGATAAGTGTGTAAAGGGCATCAGAGATAAATTCGGTTACAATTCAATAAAAAATGGGTCAAATTTAAAAACACATTAA
- a CDS encoding superoxide dismutase family protein: MFQTRVMPSSAYADINGGPLAPNIKGTVYFNDVPGGVMVSVNVTGLPPFKAAEGNNKQVGPFGFHIHQSGNCSVGDPNEPFKASGAHWNPTNQPHGNHAGDFPVLFSNNGIAMMSFFTDKFKSSDVIGKSVIIHESPDDYTTQPAGNSGRRLACGVIKAY; the protein is encoded by the coding sequence ATGTTTCAGACCAGAGTTATGCCAAGTTCTGCATATGCAGACATAAACGGTGGACCTTTAGCACCTAATATAAAAGGAACCGTATATTTTAATGATGTTCCTGGAGGAGTAATGGTTTCGGTAAATGTCACAGGCCTTCCGCCATTTAAAGCAGCTGAGGGAAACAATAAACAGGTGGGGCCATTTGGCTTTCATATTCATCAATCAGGTAACTGCAGTGTAGGAGATCCTAATGAACCATTTAAAGCATCAGGCGCACACTGGAATCCCACAAATCAGCCCCATGGCAATCATGCAGGAGATTTCCCTGTGCTGTTTTCAAACAATGGTATAGCAATGATGAGCTTTTTTACAGATAAATTTAAAAGCTCTGACGTTATTGGAAAATCCGTAATAATTCACGAAAGCCCAGATGACTATACCACCCAGCCTGCTGGAAATTCAGGGAGAAGACTTGCCTGTGGAGTTATAAAAGCATATTGA
- a CDS encoding nitronate monooxygenase gives MADLSVNLKGLKLKNPIMPASGPIVRNADCILECARNGVGALVTKTVSIDASSTPRPYIQEIEGGLLNTALWSEHSVQYWVESEYSRCKASGLPLIISIGYTVEEIEKIVPLISPFADAVELVTNYTGEDINHVLQALNAANKINKPVFMKLSPGIPNTGWYAKKLVEEGAAGFSVINSLGPCLNIDIETGMPFLGNSSGYTWLTGKAIKPLAMRYVYEIANSVKVPIIGAGGISCGADVIEMFMAGASAVQICTAAMSRRSIHISENNK, from the coding sequence ATGGCTGATTTAAGTGTAAATTTGAAGGGTTTAAAATTAAAAAATCCAATAATGCCTGCCTCTGGTCCAATAGTAAGAAATGCTGACTGCATTTTGGAATGTGCTAGAAATGGTGTAGGTGCCTTAGTTACTAAAACAGTGTCTATTGATGCATCAAGTACTCCAAGACCTTATATTCAGGAAATAGAAGGAGGTCTTCTTAATACAGCTCTATGGTCAGAACATTCAGTACAATACTGGGTTGAAAGTGAATATTCACGCTGTAAAGCCTCTGGACTGCCACTGATAATAAGCATAGGCTACACAGTTGAAGAAATTGAAAAAATAGTACCTTTAATATCGCCTTTTGCTGATGCAGTGGAACTTGTTACAAATTATACAGGAGAAGATATAAATCATGTTCTTCAAGCTTTAAATGCTGCAAATAAAATCAATAAACCCGTATTTATGAAGCTTTCCCCGGGTATACCAAATACAGGCTGGTATGCAAAAAAACTTGTGGAGGAAGGTGCTGCCGGTTTTTCTGTAATTAACTCTCTGGGTCCCTGCCTCAATATAGATATTGAAACAGGTATGCCTTTCTTAGGAAACTCTTCCGGGTATACCTGGCTTACAGGAAAGGCAATTAAACCTCTTGCAATGAGATATGTGTATGAAATTGCAAATTCAGTTAAAGTTCCCATTATAGGTGCAGGAGGTATAAGCTGCGGTGCTGATGTTATAGAAATGTTCATGGCTGGTGCATCTGCTGTTCAAATATGTACTGCTGCTATGTCCAGAAGGTCCATCCATATTTCAGAGAATAATAAATGA
- a CDS encoding 4Fe-4S dicluster-binding protein, giving the protein MHLLFKYVLLLCPEGPSIFQRIINEVNDWLDAHNYSSINDIKGLAIDKIKTRKYINSTIVPTINKDLCTSCEICSKTCPYKAIHMKDSKAEISSEDCYGCGLCVTKCPVKAIHLNLG; this is encoded by the coding sequence GTGCATCTGCTGTTCAAATATGTACTGCTGCTATGTCCAGAAGGTCCATCCATATTTCAGAGAATAATAAATGAGGTTAATGACTGGCTGGATGCCCACAACTATTCAAGCATTAACGATATTAAGGGGCTTGCAATAGATAAAATAAAGACCAGAAAATACATTAACTCTACTATAGTTCCAACTATTAATAAAGATTTATGTACATCATGTGAAATTTGCTCTAAAACATGTCCATATAAAGCAATTCATATGAAAGACAGTAAAGCCGAAATTTCAAGTGAAGACTGTTATGGCTGCGGGCTTTGCGTTACAAAGTGCCCAGTTAAAGCAATACACTTAAACCTGGGATAA
- a CDS encoding LCP family protein: MKNYTNGKIKKILLVIILIIIAGTGGLYLYLRSNIYRPAKTKPNAEINQSNLNSEIEKEPVYEEVKGITNILLIGTDARQLNENARSDSIMIATIDSNKKQVKLTSILRDTYVDIKGHGKQKINAAFAYGGAELLMNTLKNTFNINLDKYVIINFGGFEGVVDAVGGLNIDVKDYEVNEMNKYIGETDAVKSPMITKAGYQHLDGQQSLSYARIRHVGNGVYERDERQRIVATQLLDKLKTTSVFNYPALMSKLMPCIKTNIEPAFFLSYAYTVSKFKPLDVKQLQIPLTELSDGRIYNGSWVFLMDKRQNADILNDFIFKSVIPDKKKLNYSSFKRAINKYLNEEETIETKD, translated from the coding sequence TTGAAAAATTATACAAATGGGAAGATTAAAAAAATACTATTAGTGATAATTTTAATAATAATAGCAGGTACTGGCGGACTTTATCTATATTTAAGGTCAAATATTTACAGGCCCGCTAAAACAAAACCTAATGCCGAAATCAATCAATCTAATTTAAATTCTGAAATTGAAAAGGAACCAGTATACGAAGAGGTAAAGGGCATAACGAACATTTTATTAATTGGTACAGATGCAAGGCAGCTTAATGAAAATGCAAGGTCGGATTCTATAATGATAGCTACCATTGATTCAAATAAAAAACAAGTAAAGTTGACATCCATATTGAGAGATACCTATGTAGATATTAAAGGTCATGGAAAACAGAAAATCAATGCTGCTTTTGCTTATGGCGGTGCTGAACTGCTGATGAATACATTGAAAAACACATTTAATATAAATCTGGATAAGTATGTAATTATTAACTTTGGCGGATTTGAAGGAGTGGTTGATGCTGTTGGAGGTTTGAATATAGATGTAAAGGATTACGAAGTTAATGAAATGAATAAGTATATTGGAGAAACAGATGCTGTTAAGTCTCCTATGATTACCAAGGCTGGATATCAGCATTTGGATGGACAGCAATCATTATCCTATGCAAGAATAAGACATGTTGGAAATGGGGTTTACGAAAGGGATGAAAGACAGAGAATAGTTGCCACACAGCTCCTGGATAAGCTTAAAACTACCAGTGTGTTTAATTATCCTGCATTAATGTCCAAACTGATGCCGTGTATTAAGACTAATATTGAGCCTGCATTTTTTTTAAGTTATGCGTATACAGTATCCAAATTTAAGCCATTAGATGTTAAACAATTACAAATTCCATTAACTGAGCTAAGTGATGGAAGAATTTATAATGGGAGCTGGGTATTTTTAATGGATAAGAGGCAGAATGCAGATATATTAAATGATTTTATATTTAAATCAGTTATACCTGATAAAAAGAAGCTTAATTATTCATCTTTCAAAAGGGCTATAAATAAATATTTAAATGAAGAGGAAACTATAGAAACTAAAGATTAA
- a CDS encoding ABC transporter ATP-binding protein yields MIEIRNATFSYKGCLALKDINLTINEGESVALIGPNGSGKSTLLKLINGILFPDKGEFLFQGELINEHYFSNSVNSKLFHKKIGFVFQNSDAQLFCSNVYEEIAFGPRQMGMSENEVNERVKDCLELLNIEHIKHREPYHLSGGEKRKAAIASVLALNPEVLVLDEPMNGIDPKGKKFLKELIIKLNLSGKTIICSTHDFQYVEGMFKRAVVFSEDHKIIRDDAYSKVLADKAFLMENNII; encoded by the coding sequence ATGATAGAAATTAGGAATGCAACATTTAGCTATAAGGGCTGTTTAGCACTAAAGGATATTAATCTTACAATAAATGAAGGAGAGTCTGTAGCTTTAATTGGACCAAACGGAAGCGGTAAGTCTACCTTATTAAAACTGATTAATGGAATTTTATTTCCAGATAAGGGGGAATTCTTATTCCAAGGCGAACTTATTAATGAACATTATTTTTCAAATAGTGTAAATTCAAAACTTTTTCATAAAAAAATAGGATTTGTTTTTCAAAATTCAGATGCACAGTTATTTTGTTCAAATGTGTATGAGGAAATTGCCTTTGGACCAAGGCAGATGGGTATGAGTGAAAATGAAGTAAATGAAAGAGTGAAAGATTGTTTAGAACTCTTAAATATTGAACATATAAAACACAGGGAGCCATATCATCTAAGCGGAGGAGAAAAAAGAAAGGCTGCCATAGCTTCAGTACTTGCACTTAATCCGGAAGTATTAGTTTTAGATGAGCCAATGAACGGCATTGATCCCAAAGGAAAAAAATTTTTGAAAGAGTTAATAATAAAATTAAATTTAAGCGGGAAAACTATTATATGTTCAACTCATGATTTTCAATATGTGGAAGGAATGTTTAAAAGGGCAGTGGTGTTTTCCGAAGATCATAAAATTATAAGGGATGATGCTTATTCAAAGGTTTTGGCTGATAAGGCTTTTTTAATGGAGAATAATATTATTTAA
- a CDS encoding energy-coupling factor transporter transmembrane component T: protein MGEWLFSKDNYKPKKDSDNFMDKTINTILKILSKIKRESNYSKRFVYKLNPLLKVIFSLLMIICISISKGYLYTISIMTFALVLLSSMDTDNIIKILKMAVIIPIFTLIMLIPSIISGNFSNSLLIVIKIFTTLLIVNILSITTKWSQITKTLKLFYIPDIFLLIFDITIKYIYILGELSLDMFYALKLRSVGKNNHKYMSISKIMGNLFIKSKDMGEEMYSAMECRGFTGEYKSINKFKFSFYDLLYSVVSVLLILLYFLIGRM, encoded by the coding sequence ATGGGGGAATGGTTGTTTTCTAAAGATAATTATAAACCAAAAAAAGATAGTGATAATTTTATGGACAAAACCATAAATACTATACTTAAAATTTTGTCGAAAATTAAAAGAGAATCTAACTACAGCAAAAGATTTGTGTATAAATTAAATCCATTGTTAAAAGTAATTTTTTCACTGCTTATGATTATTTGCATATCCATAAGCAAAGGATATTTATATACTATTTCTATAATGACTTTTGCACTTGTTTTGCTCAGTTCAATGGATACAGATAATATTATAAAAATATTAAAAATGGCAGTGATAATACCAATCTTTACATTAATAATGCTTATACCATCAATTATTTCAGGAAATTTTAGTAACAGCTTACTTATTGTGATTAAAATTTTCACCACATTGCTCATTGTAAACATATTGTCCATTACAACAAAGTGGAGCCAGATAACTAAAACACTTAAATTATTTTATATACCTGATATTTTTTTATTGATCTTTGATATAACTATTAAATATATATACATATTAGGTGAACTATCCTTGGACATGTTTTATGCATTAAAGCTGAGATCTGTAGGAAAAAATAATCACAAATATATGTCTATATCTAAAATTATGGGAAATCTATTTATTAAATCAAAGGATATGGGAGAAGAAATGTACTCAGCAATGGAATGCAGAGGATTTACAGGAGAATATAAGTCCATTAATAAATTTAAATTTTCATTTTATGATTTGCTTTATTCAGTTGTTAGTGTTTTATTGATTTTATTATATTTTTTAATTGGCAGGATGTGA
- the cbiM gene encoding cobalt transporter CbiM has translation MHIPDNYLSPSTCAVLGAVMIPVWKRASSRVKNEISKKKLPLLGICSAFSFLIMMFNVPLPGGTTAHAVGAVLLAILLGPNAAVISITIALLVQALFFGDGGILAFGANAFNMAFIMPYTGYFVYTHIKKLISSEKGEYIAAFIGGYIGIIASAAFAAIELGIQPLLFKDASGAPLYCPYPISVSMPAMVVPHLLVGILEGLITAGVYAYVKKMSPGSIYKNEKTNNKSLAILIASLVILSPLGLIAGGTAWGEWDTKEVSNLIGFVPKGMKNGIHFKSLIKGYSINGIHEFAAYIISAALGAAIIIIFFKLIQKHKKETENKT, from the coding sequence ATTCATATACCAGACAATTATTTAAGTCCGTCCACCTGTGCCGTTTTAGGGGCGGTAATGATTCCTGTATGGAAAAGAGCCTCATCCAGGGTAAAAAATGAAATAAGCAAAAAGAAGTTGCCTTTACTTGGAATTTGTTCAGCATTCTCATTTTTAATAATGATGTTTAATGTGCCTTTGCCAGGAGGGACAACTGCTCATGCAGTAGGAGCTGTACTGCTGGCAATTTTACTGGGACCCAATGCTGCAGTAATTTCTATTACCATAGCACTTCTTGTTCAGGCACTATTTTTTGGAGATGGCGGTATATTAGCTTTTGGAGCTAATGCATTTAACATGGCTTTTATAATGCCTTATACTGGCTACTTTGTGTATACTCATATAAAAAAATTAATTAGTTCCGAAAAAGGTGAATATATTGCTGCCTTTATTGGAGGTTATATTGGCATTATTGCTTCAGCAGCTTTTGCAGCCATAGAGTTAGGCATTCAGCCATTGTTATTTAAAGATGCTTCAGGTGCTCCATTGTATTGCCCATACCCCATTTCGGTATCCATGCCAGCTATGGTAGTGCCGCATTTGTTAGTTGGGATTTTAGAAGGATTAATAACTGCAGGAGTTTATGCTTATGTGAAAAAAATGTCTCCAGGAAGCATATACAAAAATGAGAAAACTAATAATAAGTCCTTGGCTATTTTGATTGCTTCCCTGGTAATTTTAAGCCCATTAGGGCTCATTGCAGGAGGAACTGCCTGGGGTGAATGGGATACTAAGGAAGTCAGTAATCTAATAGGATTTGTACCTAAGGGTATGAAAAATGGAATACACTTTAAATCACTTATTAAAGGTTACTCAATTAATGGAATCCATGAATTTGCAGCATATATAATTTCTGCTGCACTTGGTGCTGCTATCATAATTATATTTTTTAAACTAATTCAAAAACATAAAAAAGAAACGGAAAATAAAACTTAA
- a CDS encoding CPC_1213 family protein, which yields MQNKLKNKQNNKKEDGKFRKKNIKHNPAAESSRAVFGEPKAHEDFDD from the coding sequence ATGCAGAATAAACTTAAAAATAAACAAAACAATAAAAAGGAAGATGGTAAGTTTAGAAAGAAAAATATTAAGCATAATCCCGCCGCAGAGAGCTCCAGAGCTGTATTTGGAGAGCCTAAAGCACATGAAGATTTTGATGATTAA
- a CDS encoding aminotransferase class V-fold PLP-dependent enzyme: MFTLYYMNLSPYRNLIVGVDEKVPICNGSYITSINFDNAATTPPFITVMDEINNFSPWYSSIHRGTGYKSEFSSNTYENCRKIVLQFVNADLEEDTAIFVKNTTEAINLLCCSLWDNDKDLTILTTKMEHHSNDLPWRNRFKVIYAEVDRFGRLKLEDLEDKLKKNKNIKLVSITGASNVTGCINPIHKIAKLAHSYGAKILVDGAQLIPHKPFSMKGDNEDEKIDFSAFSAHKMYAPFGTGVLIGPKEVFQYNEPHYRGGGTVKIVTDDYVMWDNAPNRFEAGTPNIIGAVALAASIKTLNSLGMNNISNYEDYLLNYASNKLKSINGIELIDVSHNSDKVSIIPFNVKDIHHSVIAGILSDKAGIAVRSGCFCAQPYVQRLLTIPKEKIEQYKKNPDDKKPGFVRLSFGLYNDINEIDRLVKVLQYIISHKRLYDDI; the protein is encoded by the coding sequence ATGTTTACTTTGTATTATATGAATTTATCACCATATAGAAATTTAATTGTAGGTGTTGATGAAAAAGTTCCCATTTGCAATGGTAGTTATATTACATCAATAAATTTTGATAATGCTGCTACAACACCTCCTTTTATAACTGTAATGGATGAAATAAATAATTTCTCTCCATGGTATTCATCTATCCATAGAGGTACAGGCTATAAATCAGAGTTTTCATCTAACACTTATGAAAACTGCAGGAAAATAGTGCTGCAGTTCGTCAATGCAGATTTGGAAGAAGATACAGCAATATTTGTTAAAAACACTACGGAAGCTATTAATCTGCTTTGCTGTTCTCTTTGGGATAATGATAAAGATTTAACTATACTTACAACTAAAATGGAGCATCATTCTAATGATCTTCCCTGGAGAAACAGATTTAAAGTAATATATGCAGAAGTCGACAGATTTGGCAGATTAAAATTAGAAGATTTAGAGGATAAGCTTAAAAAAAATAAAAATATTAAGCTTGTATCAATTACTGGAGCATCCAATGTAACAGGCTGCATAAATCCGATTCACAAAATTGCTAAACTTGCACACAGTTATGGTGCAAAGATATTAGTGGATGGCGCACAATTAATACCTCATAAGCCATTTTCCATGAAAGGTGATAATGAAGATGAGAAAATTGATTTTTCAGCATTTTCTGCTCATAAAATGTATGCACCCTTTGGTACAGGAGTTCTTATAGGCCCTAAAGAAGTCTTTCAGTATAATGAACCTCATTACAGAGGAGGGGGAACTGTTAAAATAGTAACAGATGATTATGTTATGTGGGATAATGCACCAAATAGATTTGAAGCTGGGACACCAAATATTATAGGTGCTGTAGCTCTGGCTGCATCAATTAAAACATTAAATTCACTTGGAATGAACAATATAAGTAATTATGAAGACTATCTCTTAAATTATGCCAGTAATAAATTAAAATCAATAAATGGAATTGAACTTATAGATGTTTCACACAATAGTGACAAAGTTAGTATAATTCCTTTTAATGTTAAAGATATTCATCATTCTGTAATTGCTGGTATACTTTCAGATAAGGCTGGTATTGCTGTGCGAAGCGGATGCTTTTGTGCTCAGCCATATGTTCAGAGGCTGTTGACCATTCCAAAGGAAAAAATAGAACAGTACAAGAAAAATCCAGATGATAAAAAACCAGGCTTCGTCAGATTAAGCTTTGGTCTATATAATGATATAAATGAAATTGATAGACTGGTTAAAGTGCTGCAGTATATTATTTCCCATAAAAGGCTCTATGATGATATATAA
- a CDS encoding winged helix-turn-helix transcriptional regulator — MNNANSPAPALSRGLDILDIISKNGSIGFNDIVEKVNLNSSSVNRLLKVLLQYGYIAKNSGNKYEPGLKAYALAQKESSWRTLINQCNPILRELNESFGVTSILVGYGEKEMICLDKSANVDNISLMDQGKTLRNYLSRPWGIIFLSELKEPELSKFIEYSIPFTKEKTIVPERSTIDSFLDFFKKNGYADDMGIITKKTRRISVPVYNHNNKLMASISIGTFSDYLTDKLRLNVINYLKESSKNILPAP; from the coding sequence TTGAATAATGCTAATTCTCCTGCACCTGCTCTTTCAAGGGGCTTAGATATACTTGATATAATTTCAAAGAATGGATCAATTGGCTTTAATGATATAGTTGAAAAAGTAAATTTAAATTCCAGCAGTGTAAACAGGCTATTAAAAGTTTTGCTGCAATACGGCTATATAGCTAAAAACTCGGGAAATAAATACGAACCAGGCTTAAAAGCCTATGCTCTGGCACAAAAGGAATCCTCATGGAGAACATTAATTAACCAGTGTAATCCAATATTACGGGAATTAAATGAATCCTTTGGTGTTACTTCAATTCTTGTAGGCTATGGTGAAAAAGAAATGATTTGCCTGGATAAATCAGCAAATGTAGATAACATATCACTAATGGATCAGGGTAAAACTTTGCGGAACTACCTTTCAAGGCCATGGGGAATAATATTTCTTTCAGAGTTAAAAGAACCTGAGCTTTCAAAATTTATAGAATACAGCATACCATTTACAAAAGAAAAAACCATTGTTCCTGAAAGAAGCACCATTGATAGTTTCTTAGATTTCTTTAAAAAAAATGGATACGCCGATGATATGGGCATAATTACAAAAAAAACCAGGCGGATTTCTGTACCTGTTTATAATCATAATAATAAACTAATGGCATCAATTTCTATTGGAACCTTTAGTGATTATTTAACGGATAAACTCCGTTTAAATGTAATTAATTATCTAAAAGAAAGTTCCAAGAACATTTTACCTGCCCCATAA
- a CDS encoding MFS transporter yields the protein MKNPPAFLLKLKSTFPALCHKDFRYFFIGSCISLIGTWIQNTGQSWLVLTLTNSAFKLGLVTALQFTPILLFSLFAGAAVDRYPKKTILMITQTTMMILALILAILVYTNKIQYWHILILATCLGIANTVDMPTRQSFIIEMVGKSDLMNAIALNSSMFNGARLIGPGVAGLMINYLGFPLCFFINALSFLPLLYGITKISVNGLSKKPAKNRAILSEIKEGLIYISKTPDIYKTVVLVGIVGTFAMNYSVLIPLQAKMVLHKGSQGFGYLMSSMGAGSLIAALIVAAKSKKPKKALLYTSSLLISIMLFSIGEIKIYSLCMLFLFIIGVFNVLFSTTANSKIQLAATDEYRGRVMSVYALVFSGVTPIGSLFAGSLSTKFGVSATFIISALVTASLSLIVMLGDLKDK from the coding sequence ATGAAGAATCCACCAGCATTTTTACTTAAACTAAAAAGTACATTCCCAGCTTTATGTCATAAGGATTTTAGATATTTTTTTATTGGTTCCTGTATTTCTTTAATTGGAACATGGATTCAAAATACTGGACAGTCTTGGCTTGTATTAACTTTAACTAATTCAGCTTTTAAATTAGGTCTTGTTACAGCATTACAGTTTACGCCCATCCTCCTCTTCTCTTTATTTGCTGGTGCAGCCGTAGATAGATATCCAAAGAAAACCATACTCATGATTACTCAGACTACCATGATGATTCTGGCATTAATACTGGCAATTTTAGTTTATACCAATAAAATTCAGTACTGGCACATTTTGATTTTAGCCACATGTCTGGGTATTGCCAACACTGTGGATATGCCTACAAGACAGTCATTTATTATAGAAATGGTAGGGAAAAGTGATTTAATGAATGCCATAGCATTAAACTCATCTATGTTTAATGGTGCCAGGCTTATAGGTCCAGGTGTTGCAGGCCTTATGATAAATTACTTAGGTTTCCCTTTGTGTTTTTTTATTAATGCTTTGAGTTTTTTACCATTATTATATGGAATAACTAAAATATCAGTAAATGGTTTATCAAAAAAGCCAGCTAAGAACAGAGCTATTCTTTCCGAAATAAAAGAAGGCTTAATTTATATTTCTAAAACCCCTGATATATATAAAACTGTAGTTTTAGTGGGAATAGTTGGAACCTTTGCAATGAATTACAGCGTTTTAATCCCTCTTCAGGCAAAGATGGTATTACATAAAGGTTCTCAGGGATTTGGGTATTTAATGTCATCCATGGGTGCAGGATCTTTAATTGCTGCACTTATAGTAGCTGCTAAAAGTAAAAAGCCTAAAAAAGCATTACTGTATACCAGTTCACTGTTAATTTCAATAATGCTTTTTTCAATAGGTGAAATAAAAATTTACTCTTTATGTATGCTGTTTCTATTTATTATAGGTGTATTTAATGTTTTATTTTCAACAACTGCTAATTCGAAGATCCAGCTTGCTGCTACTGATGAATACAGGGGCCGTGTAATGAGCGTCTATGCATTAGTATTTTCAGGCGTAACACCTATAGGAAGTTTATTTGCAGGAAGTTTAAGTACAAAATTTGGCGTATCAGCTACATTCATCATTTCTGCTTTAGTAACAGCGTCCCTTTCATTAATTGTAATGCTTGGAGACTTGAAGGATAAATAA
- the thiE gene encoding thiamine phosphate synthase — protein MKNKVNYKLYLVTDRDLLKNIDICTAVEQAIQGGVTLVQLREKELSSLEFYNTALKVKKVTDKYNIPLIINDRLDIALAVDAAGVHVGQSDIPAAIARKLIGPDKILGVSTATVEESIEAEKNGADYIGAGAVFPTSTKLDARAVTVEMLKSIKKNIKIPVVAIGGISENNVQSLRDADIDGVAVISAILGKQNIKEASESLLKLI, from the coding sequence ATGAAGAATAAAGTAAATTACAAATTATATTTAGTCACTGACAGAGATCTTTTAAAAAATATTGATATCTGTACTGCAGTAGAGCAAGCTATACAGGGCGGAGTAACACTGGTTCAGCTTAGGGAAAAAGAATTAAGCTCACTGGAATTTTATAATACTGCCTTAAAAGTAAAAAAAGTTACTGATAAATATAATATTCCACTTATAATTAATGACAGATTAGATATTGCACTGGCAGTGGATGCAGCAGGGGTTCATGTAGGACAAAGCGATATTCCTGCAGCAATTGCAAGAAAATTAATAGGACCCGATAAAATATTAGGTGTTTCCACTGCTACAGTAGAGGAGTCTATAGAAGCAGAAAAAAATGGAGCAGATTACATTGGAGCAGGAGCTGTGTTTCCAACATCCACAAAGCTTGATGCCAGAGCTGTTACAGTTGAAATGCTTAAAAGCATAAAGAAAAATATAAAAATTCCTGTAGTTGCCATTGGCGGCATAAGTGAAAATAATGTACAGTCACTTAGAGATGCAGATATTGACGGAGTTGCAGTGATATCTGCCATTTTGGGAAAGCAGAATATTAAAGAGGCTTCAGAAAGTTTATTAAAATTAATATAA